The genomic segment AATCAGGGCCGGTAGCTCGCCGAAACCGACCGCCGGCACTGCCACCGCCAATATCGCCACTGGTGGAAAAGTTTGGCCCATGGCGGCTAGTGCCTCCAGCAGGGGCCGGAAGGCTCGGCCTGCAGGCCGCGTGGCCGCTACGCCAGCGGCTGTGCCCAGCAGAATAGCGATTGCGCTGGACAACAGCACCAGCCCCAAGTGCTGCCAGAGCAATTGAGCCAATGGCTCTTGCAAATACACCGGGCGAGGCAGGGCCGGGAAAAGCGCGGCAAACACAGGCGTGCTGTGTGGCAGTCCGTAGGCCAGCGCGAGCAGCGCGGCCAGCGTCCACAACAGCCGATCGCTCCACCAGCGGGGTGCGTGCCCCCGTGCCTCAGCCATGCCGTGCTTCCAGCAAATCGGCGGCGCTCACCCGGCCCAGCACCGCGCCGCTCGAGTTGAGGACGCCCAGGCACGACACGCCCAGTGCCGCCATCTGAGAAATAGCCTCCCGCACCGTGGCGGTATCGGCAATTGCGTGGGCTGGCGTGGCCCCCTGCAGCGCTTGCACCAAGGGCGCAATCGGCCGCAGCGAGAGCTGCTTGAGTCCCAAGTCTGCGCGCCCCATAAAGTCGGCCACAAAGTCGCTCGCAGGTTGCTGCAGCAGTTCCAGCGGTGTGCCCACCTGCGCGATTCGGCCCTGGTTCAGCAGCACGATGCGGGTGGCTAAGAGCAAGGCTTCGTCAATGTCGTGGGTGACCAGCACAATGGTTTTGCCGGTGGCGCGGTGAATGCGCTTGAGCTCCAGCTGCAGGGTAGCGCGGGTCACAGGGTCTAGCGCGCCAAAGGGTTCGTCCATCAGCAGCACATCGGGGTCAGCGGCCAGCGCGCGCGCCACGCCCACCCGCTGCTGTTGCCCGCCCGAGAGCTGGTGCGGGTAGCGGCTCGCGTATTGCTCGGGGGCCAAGTCCAGCAGTTGCAGCAGTTCGGTGACCCGGGCTTGCACGCGGGCGGCATCCCAGCCCAGCAGCGTGGGCACGGTGGCAATGTTGCGCGCCACCGTCCAGTGCGGGAACAGGCCCACCGACTGAATGGTGTAGCCCATGCGGCGGCGCAAGTCCTGCACATTGAAGCTGTAAATTTCTTCGCCGCCCAGCAGGATGCGGCCGCCATCGTGGTCGACCATGCGGTTGATCATCTTCAGCGCAGTCGATTTGCCGGAGCCCGAGGGCCCTAGCAGCACTACCAGTTCGCCTTGGGCGATGTGCAGGTTCAGGTCGGTGATGGCCGGTGTGCCGTCGTAAGACTTGCAGGTGTGGTCAAAAGTAATCATGCGGCGGGCGTCTCCAGCAAGGTGCCGAGCGCCTTGAAAAAATGGTCTACCAGCAATGCCAGCAGCACGATGGGAATCACACCCAGCATCACCAGCTCGTTGGCCGCGCTGAACAAGCCGTCAAACATGATGCTGCCCAATCCACCCGCACCCACCAGTGCGGTCACTGCAGCCAGGCCCGTGGTTTGCACGACTGCCGTGCGCAGACCGATCAGTAGCACCGGCAAGGCCAGCGGCAGCTCCACATGCCAGAGCACTTGCCGCGGTGTCATGCCCATGGCGCGCGCCGCGGTGACAGTAGCCTCCGGCACCTGCTCCAGCCCGGCCAAGGCCGAGCGCACGATGGGCAGCAACGCATACAGCAGCAGCGCCAGCACCGCAGGCGCCAGGCCCACACCGCTAATGCCCAGCCGGGCCAGCGCAGGGGCTTGGGCGGCCAGCCACGCCAGCGGCGCCATCAACAAGCCGAACAGGGCGATGGACGGGATGGTTTGAATCACATTCAGCACCGGCAACAGCGTCTTGCGCAGGCGCGGCGCACGGGTCATGCGCCAGGCCAGCGGCACGCCGATGGCTACCGCTGGCGCAATAGCCAGTAGCACGATCTGCAAATGGCGCAGGATGGCGGGGCCGAACACATCACTGTGGTTGGCGTACTCCTTAGCGATGGACAAGTCCTGCCCCGCACTCAAGGACAGCAAAAGGGGCGCGAACAAGGCACTTTGCAGCAGCAAGCGTGGCAGGGTTGTCAGCTGCATGCGGGCGACTGCGTCGAGTGCCGCCATCCAGGCGAGCGCCGCCAGCGTCCAAAAACCGGCACCCAAAGAAGTGCGGGCCAGCGGGTTGTCTGCCTGGCTAGCTAGGCTGACGCTGCTGGCGTGGTGGCCAGCCGCCAGCCACAGTGCGGCCAAGCCTGCCGACATCACCAGCGCCGCTGAGGCCTGCACGGCCCGGCGGTGGGCTTGCACAAGCGCTAGGCACAACACGCCTAGCCCGAGCGCCAGAGCAGTAGCCATCCACGCACTGGTGCCCGGCAGCCATTGCCATAAAAAAACCGGCTCGCCAGACAGCAGCCGGTTCGGTGCGACCCGCACAAAGGGCAGGCCCCATGCGGCCCCAAGCGCGAGCGCCATACACAGCGCCAGCACCGGGTTCCAGCGCTGGGGGCGCGCGTCCATCACGGCGGCGCTTATTTCAGAAAGCCCTTGCTTTGCAGGTAAGTCGTGGCCACTTTGCGCGGGTCTTGGCCCTCAAGTTGAATGCGTGCATTCAGCATTTGCAGGGTGGGGCCATCCAGTGATTTGAAGATGGGTGCCAACACGGTGGCAATGGCGGGGTAGCGCTTGAGCACCTCTTCACGCACCAGCGGCGCCGGGGCATACACCGGTTGCACGCCCTTGGGGTCGTCCATCACGACCAGACCCAAGGCCGCCACGGGGCCGTCGGTGCCGTAGGCCATGGCGGCGTTCACGCCCGATGTTTTTTCGGCCGCGGCCTTGATGGTGGCTGCGGTGTCGCCACCTGCCAGCACCAGCGCTTGGTCCGCGCGCAGTTTGAAGCCGTAGGCGGCCTGGAAGGCAGGCATGGCGTCAGCACGCTCCATGAACTCGGCCGAGGCAGCCAGCTTAAAGGCGCCGCCCTTGGCGATGTATTGGCCCATGTCGTCCAGGGTGCGCAGCTTGTTGGCTACAGCGACATCGCGGCGAACTGCAATCGCCCAGGTGTTGTTGGCATTGGCCGGCTCCAGCCAGACGACCTTGTTTTTCTCAAGGTCCATCTTTTTGGCTAGCTCGTAGCCGGCGCGCAGGTCTTTCCAGGCCTTGTTGCTTTCGTCACCCAGCATGAAGGCGCCGTTGCCGGTGTACTCGGGGTACAGGTCAATCTCACCGGCCAGCAGGGCAGTGCGCACTACCTTGGTGTTGCCCAGGGCCACCTTGTTTTCTGTTTTGATGCCATTGGCCTCCAGCGCCAGCACCACGATGTTGCCGAGCAGCTTGCCTTCGGTATCGATCTTGGAGCCCACACGCACCGGGCTTTGGGCATGGCTGGCAAAGCTGGCTAGCAGGCCGGTGGCCAATACAAGAAGGTGACGGCGCATAAAAGGGGTGGTGGGTAGCATGGGGCGAGCCTTTAAAGTGAGGCCACAGGATAAGCGAAACCGATTGCCCCCGGTTGGCCCGCAGCACAGGCAGCTGTGTTGCAATGGCACCCTCAACACCCCAAGGAAATCGCCATGAAAGCCATTTGGAACGGCACCGTGATTGCCCAGAGCGACGACACCGTGCTCGTAGAAGGCAACCATTACTTTCCCGCCAGCAGCCTGAACCGCGACTATGTGCAGTTCAGCAACCACAAAACCAGCTGCGCCTGGAAAGGCCAAGCCAGCTACTACTCGCTGATGGTGAACGGCGAAATGAACATCGACGCCGTTTGGTATTACGCCGACCCCAAACCCGAAGCCGCCATGGTGCGCGACCGTGTGGCGTTCTGGAAGGGTGTGCAGGTTACTGCTTGAGGCGAGCGCGCTAAAGCCCCGTAGCTTCTGAGAAGTGAGCTCGGGATCTGGGGCTGGTAACGCGCGCTTTTTGTAGGCGGCTTCCTACGCCGATTCGGGATCAGGTCCTCTGGTGAGAAAAGCAGGGCGCCGCCACACTGGCGGTGTATCAAGTCACCACATAAGGACACCCGATGAACACATACCCCAACACTCTCCAGCAACCCAGCGCGTGGCGCTTGCATCCAGTGATTGCGATCGCTGCAGGCTCCGTCATCGTCGTGAGCCTTTTGGGCGCGGCTGCGCTTACAGGCCTGCTCCCTAACTCCAGTGCCACTGCTCCCGCGAGCCTGACCGCCAGCACGCCGGCCAATGTGTCAGCACAGGCTGCAAAAGCGCCTGCGCCCAAAGTTGTGAGCCAAAAGCCTGCTACCCCCAAAACCTCTGGGCAAGTGGCATCGAACTCCACGCCCCCCGCACAAGCTGCTGCGACTCCCGCTCCTGCGGCCGAGAAAAACAGCGCGGTAGGAATCGGTATTGGTGCGGTTGTGGGTGGCCTGGTCGGCAACCAGTTCGGCAGCGGCGATGGCAAAACCCTTGCCACTATCGCCGGTGCAGTCGGTGGCGGCTACGTTGGCAATGAAATTGCCAAGAAGAACGCTGCCCCGTAAAACATTCGCCGCCGTTAAGCGGCTTGCCATTAGCGATTCAAGTGGCAATAAGTGGCAGCCTCTTATTCACGATGCATCGTGAGCATCGTTACAGGCAGCAAGAAAATTTGGCTTATTTTTAGTCTAAATGGGCAGCTAGCCCACATACATCATGCGCAAGCAGCTACTGTTTTGGTAGCAAAGGTGGACCGCTGAGACTGCTAGTTGGCGGCGGGCGTACCGTCAACGCTGTCGGCCTCATGCTCTGCATGACTGAAATAGGTGTGCCAAATCGCATGGAGCACCTCGCCATACGGCGCATCTCCCTCACCGTCATGCATGTAGCTGGTCGCTGACACAGTTTTCTCCAGCTGCGCTTGTAGCTTCGCGATGGGAATGACCACTTCATCGACAAAGCGGTGAGTAGCCTTTCCCGCTTGCTGGAAGTCGGGGTAGCGGGCCATAAAGGGGTCTGTCTCTATGGCGGCGAGAGCTTTGCAGAATTCAATTAGCTGGTGCGGCGGGGGCGGCAGGTCAAATTCGGCGCAAGAGCACTCCAGTTGCTTAAGTAGCTTTTCAATCCAATGGTTTGTGTCCAGTAGTTTTTTCTGGTCCTTGGTCGGATGTACACCGCATTTCAATTTGCCAATGTCAAAAACCATCCCCAGCAGCACCTTCAAGCGCAGCTCCAAAGCGTGCCGTTGCAGAAACAGGGCTGGTAGTGCAATCTCGTCCAAGGTGCCGCTGACTTGCCCATGCGCTACCAATACCCTGGCCGCTTGCACATAGGCAGCTTCGTATTGGGGCTGGCGCCAAAAACCACCGAACCGCGCTTGGCCTTGCTCGGTGTCTTCTTGGTGTTGGTCAGGCGCTTTGCCCCCGATAGATACGCCGTCCGCAGCCGCAGAAGGCTGCTTGTCATAAAGAGGCGGCAGAGGGGGGGTGATTGCGGTCATTGCTTGCGCCTGGGACGATTACGCCCGCCAGTCCGAACTCTCGCGCCGGGCGCGGCCCAGAGCTTCCAAGGTTTCCAGAATGCGGGGCAGGCCTTTCTTCCAAGGACCGCGGCCTTTGAAGCGGGCTTCGATGGCGGGCAGCGGCATGGCGGTGGGGCTGGCGGCCAGCACGGCGGCCACGGCACGCACCTGATCGGGTAGGGCGGCGGGCCAGGCCTGGGCGTCGGTGCTGCTTGCGGGGGCAGCAGGTGCGGCGTCGGTGGCCGGTGCAGGGGCTGGTAGGGGCATTTCCATAGCCAAATCGGGCTGTAGCGCTCGTGGAATGTGCGCGAGCAGCTCACCTTTTTGTAGCGCATTAGCTTCGCTGTCAGTTTGTGCTGCTGCGGCAGCGCGCAGCGCGGGGTCTTGAAATTCTGGGCGCAGCCAGCGCACGGTGCCAGTAGCCTCTTCCGCAGCGCGCTTTGCGTTCAGGGCGACCAGGCGAGTGAGCAATGTCTCTGTCCATGCGGCGTGGGCGGCCTCGTCGGCCCACGGTACAGCGCCCAGGTCACTCCAGCCGTAGGCTGCCAAGACTGCTGCGTCCAGCTCGTCGTGCAGGCTCTGCAGCACGCTCACCAGGCCCTGTTCGTGCAGCTGTTTGTCTTTGGCATTGAGCGCTTCACCGCGGCGCAGCTTGTCCAGCACGTTGTACAGGCCCGTCAGCGTCACCGCCTCGTGCGCCGCCTGCCGCGCCTTGCGGTGCGCGTCCAGCTGCTCGGCCAGCTGGCGGATGCGCTCGGCCAGCGCGGGCGTGAGGCCAGTGTCGTCGCTGGGGAAGGGGAAGGGCTCGAAGCAAGTGGTGTTGTTGTAAACCGGTCGATCTTCGAGCGTCCCGCCAACCGCTAATGACCAATCAACATGAAGAGTGCTGCTCACGACCCCAAGTAGCAACGCATCGTCGCTACCGATGACGCGAATCTTTTGATCAGGCGTTACCGTGCCAGGGATGAAACTGAACAGGCGGTGCTTGGCTGTCTCCGTCGTTCCGATGTACCGATTCAGTCCAGCAATCGCGCTGCGGAGCTGGATGTTGGTTCTTCGAAAGAGCCACCACTGCTCGCGGAGCGTTTTGTCATTGCTGACATCGCGTTCTGGTTTGACGCGCTCATACAGTCGCTGATAGCACGCTGGGTATCTGTTGCGTACCTCGTCCGCGCTGAGCCCGTACATGTCGATCACGTAGACACCTCGTGACCTCTGGGTCAGGTCTTTGCCGTTCAGGTACGGTTTGATCCGTTCAGGCTCCAACACCAAGAGTGGATCGCCTGGTTCAACGATGAAACCGGAACCCACCAGAATCATTCCCATCGCAGAGATCTCAGTGTTGGCCCGTAGTCGCTGTACCTTGGTAACGTTGGCTCCGACCTTGAGGTTTGCGTGAATGACGCCTACCTGCGATGACAACTCGACATCAAGTGCATCAACCTCGCCCTCTCGCTCCGCAACAACGCTGAACAAAGCACCATCATCTGCGCCTGCGGCACCCACTGTCATTGCAATGCGAACAGCTGCACCTTGAGCGCTATCCACCCACGGGTGATCGGGGATCGCGAATCGCAGAGAAATTGGACTCTTGGCGAGCAGATGCGCTTCGACCAATCGACGGTTGTAGGTCATGGTCAAGCTGTTTGTGGTGATCAGCCCGAATTGTCGGGCTCGATCAGAGGCAACAAGGTTCGCAGCCTTGTGCCACCAGTACATGACGAAGTCGGCACTATCTGGCACATCCACGTAAACGTCGCGCAATGAAACGACATAGCCATCGCCCAGTGCTTCGCGCATCTTCAGCTTGCCAATGAACGGCGGATTTCCCACGATGAAATCAGCCTCTGGCCATTCGGCCATTCGCGGATTCGTGTAGGCCCACTGAGCCACTTGTGCAGCTTCGTCAGGCACATCCTCCCCGGTGACAGGGTGTTTCTTGAACGTGTTGCCGTCCCAGCGGGTAATGGTGTTGCCGTCCGCATCCAGAGCGGGTTCGGCGCGGTCGTAGCCGAGCACGGCATCGCGATTTTCGATATTGCCGTAGTCATGTACCACCGGTTCGGCCACGCTGCCAAGGCCGCGGGTGCGCACATGCCACTGGAGCCAGCCGATCCACAACACCAGTTCGGCCAGGGCGGCGGCGCGCTGGTTAAGTTCTATGCCACGCAACTGCTGCAGGGTGACGGTTTCGCCCTCTAAGCCCAGGCGGTCCTGCGTTTCGCCCAGCGCTTCAAGCTGGTTCATCACTTCGCCCTCCAGGCGCTTAAGGTGCTCCAGCGTGACATACAGAAAGTTACCGCTGCCGCAGGCCGGGTCCAGCACTCGGATGGTGCAAAGATAGTGGTGGAAGCGGCGCAGCTCAGCGCGGGCTTCTTCGAGCTTGGCATCGCGCTTTTTGCCGTCTAGTTCCTCAGCCTCACGAGTGAGCACCATTGCGGCAGCTTGCGCGTTGGCCCAGTCTGCGCGCATAGGCTCTACCACGGTGGGCAGGACCAGCCGCTCCACATAGGCGCGGGGCGTGTAGTGGGCACCCAAGGCGTGGCGCTCGGTGGGATCCAGGGCGCGCTCTAGCAAGGTCCCGAAGATCGCGGGCTCCACCTCTTGCCAGTTGGCACTGGCAGCGCGTAGCAGTCCGTCGATTTGTGTGGTGCTGAGCGGCAGAACGTAGCCATCAGTTCCCGCGCCTTTGAAGAGTTTGCCGTTGAAGCGCAGTACGTTTTGTGCAATTGCCGCGTTGAAGCCTCCGGCGTCCATGGCCTGCCAGAACACCTTCAACATTTGCACCAATGTGGCAGGTTGCTCGCGGTATTGGCGCAATAGGTGAACAAAGCTGCCTTGCGATTCAGCCCCGGTGGTGGGGTTGGCTTGGGGCAGTAGGCCGACATCTTCAGCAAACATGCTGAACAGGCAGCGTGTGAGGAACGCCGCCACGGTTTGCGGTGCATGGCCTGCGGCTTCCAAGCTCTTGGCAAGGTCCGCTAACTCGGCTGCCACTTTGCGCGTAACCCGAGCGCTAATTCGAGAGGGGTCTAGGGAAAGCGGCTCCGTCCAAATGCTGCGCAGGGTGGCTTGCACCGCTGGCTTGGCCAAATCGGCAAGCTTGATCCGGTGGCTGCGCGGGTCGGGGAATGGCGTGTAGGTGGCGCCGCTGCGGCTGAACTCCGAATACAGCTCGATGACGTTGCCCACATCCACCACCAGCACAAAAGGCGGGCGCCCTTCGGCGGCGGGCAGGGCGCGGGCGTAGCCCTCGGCCTGGGCGCGGGCGCGCAAGAGCGCGTCGTCAAACCCTTTGGTGGCAGGGCCGGCTTTGACCTTTTTGGCCTCCAGCACAAAGTGGCCGCGCAAATAGCAGTCGATGCGGCCTGCGCTTGTGCTGCCGTCGCCATGGCTGAAGGTGATAGGCCGCTCAAACATGTAGTCCAGCTCATGCGTGGGCGGGGCCACACCGAGCAAGGCGCACAGCTCGATGACGAAGCTCTGCGCGGTGGATAGCTCAGAGGCGGTTTTGCCGGTCCAGCGGGCGATGAACGCTTCAGCTGCGGCGTGGTTGGTGTTGTGTTCTCCCATGCGGGGGATGTTAGCTTGCCCCCGGGGCTGCCGTTACCATGCCGCCATGTCTCCATTCCAACGTCGAATTCTTCAAGCTTGCCTGTACGAGGGCATAGCCATTGCCGTGGTCACGCCTACGTTGGCGCTGGCGTTTTCTCATCCGCCGGGATCTGCTTTTGTGCTGGCGGCGGTGATGTCGAGCATTGCCCTCGTCTGGAACTATGTGTTCAACGCGCTGTTTGAGCGCTGGGAAGCGCGCCAGACCGTGCGGGGTCGCTCACCCAAACGCCGGTTGGTGCACGGCCTGGGCTTCGAGGGGGGCTTGGCCATCATCCTCATGCCGGTGATGGCGTATTGGCTGGATATTTCGCTCTGGGCTGCCTTTGTGGCGGACTTGGGGCTGCTGGCGTTTTTCTTTTTCTACACCGTCGGATTCACCTGGGCGTTTGACCGGATTTTTGGTTTGCCCGCATCGGCGCGCTAATTTGCACTTTGGGGCGCTTTTTTGAACTAAATCTGCCGCTAGCCCACATAGATATTGCGCCTATAGCTATTATTTTGATAGCGTTTTACTTTGGAAGTAACTCGGCGCCTTGCCCATGGCCTGCTTGAACATGGCCGAGAACGCGCTGTCGCTGGCGTAGCCGCTGGCGGCTGCCACTTGGGCAATCGGCACGCCACGGGCGAGCTGGGGCAGGGCGTGGGCCAGCACCGCCTGGGTGCGCCATTGCTGGTAGCTGGTGCCCAGCTCGTCGCGGAACAAGCGGGCCACGGTGCGCTCACTGGCGCCC from the Rhodoferax potami genome contains:
- a CDS encoding ABC transporter ATP-binding protein; the encoded protein is MITFDHTCKSYDGTPAITDLNLHIAQGELVVLLGPSGSGKSTALKMINRMVDHDGGRILLGGEEIYSFNVQDLRRRMGYTIQSVGLFPHWTVARNIATVPTLLGWDAARVQARVTELLQLLDLAPEQYASRYPHQLSGGQQQRVGVARALAADPDVLLMDEPFGALDPVTRATLQLELKRIHRATGKTIVLVTHDIDEALLLATRIVLLNQGRIAQVGTPLELLQQPASDFVADFMGRADLGLKQLSLRPIAPLVQALQGATPAHAIADTATVREAISQMAALGVSCLGVLNSSGAVLGRVSAADLLEARHG
- a CDS encoding ABC transporter permease, coding for MDARPQRWNPVLALCMALALGAAWGLPFVRVAPNRLLSGEPVFLWQWLPGTSAWMATALALGLGVLCLALVQAHRRAVQASAALVMSAGLAALWLAAGHHASSVSLASQADNPLARTSLGAGFWTLAALAWMAALDAVARMQLTTLPRLLLQSALFAPLLLSLSAGQDLSIAKEYANHSDVFGPAILRHLQIVLLAIAPAVAIGVPLAWRMTRAPRLRKTLLPVLNVIQTIPSIALFGLLMAPLAWLAAQAPALARLGISGVGLAPAVLALLLYALLPIVRSALAGLEQVPEATVTAARAMGMTPRQVLWHVELPLALPVLLIGLRTAVVQTTGLAAVTALVGAGGLGSIMFDGLFSAANELVMLGVIPIVLLALLVDHFFKALGTLLETPAA
- the osmF gene encoding glycine betaine ABC transporter substrate-binding protein OsmF; protein product: MLPTTPFMRRHLLVLATGLLASFASHAQSPVRVGSKIDTEGKLLGNIVVLALEANGIKTENKVALGNTKVVRTALLAGEIDLYPEYTGNGAFMLGDESNKAWKDLRAGYELAKKMDLEKNKVVWLEPANANNTWAIAVRRDVAVANKLRTLDDMGQYIAKGGAFKLAASAEFMERADAMPAFQAAYGFKLRADQALVLAGGDTAATIKAAAEKTSGVNAAMAYGTDGPVAALGLVVMDDPKGVQPVYAPAPLVREEVLKRYPAIATVLAPIFKSLDGPTLQMLNARIQLEGQDPRKVATTYLQSKGFLK
- a CDS encoding DUF427 domain-containing protein, producing the protein MKAIWNGTVIAQSDDTVLVEGNHYFPASSLNRDYVQFSNHKTSCAWKGQASYYSLMVNGEMNIDAVWYYADPKPEAAMVRDRVAFWKGVQVTA
- a CDS encoding glycine zipper 2TM domain-containing protein, whose product is MNTYPNTLQQPSAWRLHPVIAIAAGSVIVVSLLGAAALTGLLPNSSATAPASLTASTPANVSAQAAKAPAPKVVSQKPATPKTSGQVASNSTPPAQAAATPAPAAEKNSAVGIGIGAVVGGLVGNQFGSGDGKTLATIAGAVGGGYVGNEIAKKNAAP
- a CDS encoding class I SAM-dependent DNA methyltransferase, with amino-acid sequence MGEHNTNHAAAEAFIARWTGKTASELSTAQSFVIELCALLGVAPPTHELDYMFERPITFSHGDGSTSAGRIDCYLRGHFVLEAKKVKAGPATKGFDDALLRARAQAEGYARALPAAEGRPPFVLVVDVGNVIELYSEFSRSGATYTPFPDPRSHRIKLADLAKPAVQATLRSIWTEPLSLDPSRISARVTRKVAAELADLAKSLEAAGHAPQTVAAFLTRCLFSMFAEDVGLLPQANPTTGAESQGSFVHLLRQYREQPATLVQMLKVFWQAMDAGGFNAAIAQNVLRFNGKLFKGAGTDGYVLPLSTTQIDGLLRAASANWQEVEPAIFGTLLERALDPTERHALGAHYTPRAYVERLVLPTVVEPMRADWANAQAAAMVLTREAEELDGKKRDAKLEEARAELRRFHHYLCTIRVLDPACGSGNFLYVTLEHLKRLEGEVMNQLEALGETQDRLGLEGETVTLQQLRGIELNQRAAALAELVLWIGWLQWHVRTRGLGSVAEPVVHDYGNIENRDAVLGYDRAEPALDADGNTITRWDGNTFKKHPVTGEDVPDEAAQVAQWAYTNPRMAEWPEADFIVGNPPFIGKLKMREALGDGYVVSLRDVYVDVPDSADFVMYWWHKAANLVASDRARQFGLITTNSLTMTYNRRLVEAHLLAKSPISLRFAIPDHPWVDSAQGAAVRIAMTVGAAGADDGALFSVVAEREGEVDALDVELSSQVGVIHANLKVGANVTKVQRLRANTEISAMGMILVGSGFIVEPGDPLLVLEPERIKPYLNGKDLTQRSRGVYVIDMYGLSADEVRNRYPACYQRLYERVKPERDVSNDKTLREQWWLFRRTNIQLRSAIAGLNRYIGTTETAKHRLFSFIPGTVTPDQKIRVIGSDDALLLGVVSSTLHVDWSLAVGGTLEDRPVYNNTTCFEPFPFPSDDTGLTPALAERIRQLAEQLDAHRKARQAAHEAVTLTGLYNVLDKLRRGEALNAKDKQLHEQGLVSVLQSLHDELDAAVLAAYGWSDLGAVPWADEAAHAAWTETLLTRLVALNAKRAAEEATGTVRWLRPEFQDPALRAAAAAQTDSEANALQKGELLAHIPRALQPDLAMEMPLPAPAPATDAAPAAPASSTDAQAWPAALPDQVRAVAAVLAASPTAMPLPAIEARFKGRGPWKKGLPRILETLEALGRARRESSDWRA
- a CDS encoding PACE efflux transporter: MSPFQRRILQACLYEGIAIAVVTPTLALAFSHPPGSAFVLAAVMSSIALVWNYVFNALFERWEARQTVRGRSPKRRLVHGLGFEGGLAIILMPVMAYWLDISLWAAFVADLGLLAFFFFYTVGFTWAFDRIFGLPASAR